From Streptomyces sp. NBC_01754, a single genomic window includes:
- a CDS encoding glycosyltransferase family 2 protein, which translates to MVKLSVIVPFYNVLAYAPDTLRSLRANAREDVEFILVDDCSTDGTGELLRRARAGVEGAVLHRHEENRGLATARNTGLDAARGRYITFLDGDDWLAPGHYARLLAETERLGCQFVRTDHVRVTGRSRTLRRVPHGPRGVVSSPRDAILPAHRTTSVDYAFAWAGLYHRDLLDRGLLHFTDGLRTAEDRPWIWRLHREAESFAVLGTLGNFYRRGVPSSLTRIGDVRRLDFLRAFDQVVQETTADRDAAELLPKAVRSYCAVLAHHLGDLADFEPQVARSLKSLGAAALGRLPQGVLDEALDAMDVRRATPLRRLRRRPGATSKAAVR; encoded by the coding sequence GTGGTCAAGCTCTCCGTCATCGTGCCGTTCTACAACGTCCTGGCGTACGCCCCCGACACCCTGAGGAGTCTGCGCGCCAACGCGCGTGAGGATGTCGAGTTCATCCTCGTCGACGACTGTTCGACCGACGGCACCGGAGAACTCCTCCGCCGCGCCCGGGCCGGCGTCGAGGGAGCGGTGCTGCACAGACACGAGGAGAACCGCGGGCTGGCGACCGCCCGCAACACGGGACTGGACGCGGCCCGCGGCCGGTACATCACCTTCCTCGACGGCGACGACTGGCTGGCGCCCGGCCACTACGCCCGGCTGCTCGCCGAGACCGAACGCCTGGGCTGCCAGTTCGTCCGTACCGACCATGTGCGGGTCACCGGCAGGTCCCGCACCCTGCGGCGGGTCCCGCACGGGCCTCGCGGCGTGGTGAGCTCCCCCCGGGACGCGATCCTGCCCGCCCACCGGACGACCTCGGTGGACTACGCGTTCGCCTGGGCCGGCCTCTACCACCGCGATCTGCTGGACCGGGGGCTGCTGCACTTCACCGACGGGCTGCGGACCGCCGAGGACCGGCCGTGGATCTGGCGCCTGCACCGGGAGGCGGAGTCCTTCGCGGTCCTGGGGACACTGGGCAACTTCTACCGGCGGGGGGTGCCCTCGTCACTCACCCGGATCGGCGACGTACGGCGGCTGGACTTCCTCCGCGCGTTCGACCAGGTAGTCCAGGAGACCACGGCGGACCGTGACGCGGCGGAGCTGCTGCCGAAGGCGGTGCGCTCCTACTGCGCGGTACTGGCCCATCATCTGGGTGACCTGGCCGACTTCGAGCCGCAGGTGGCCCGTTCGCTGAAATCGCTCGGCGCCGCAGCGCTCGGACGCCTGCCCCAGGGGGTACTGGACGAGGCGCTGGACGCGATGGACGTGCGGCGCGCCACCCCGCTGCGCCGACTGCGCCGGCGCCCCGGCGCCACGTCGAAGGCGGCCGTCCGATGA
- a CDS encoding DUF6716 putative glycosyltransferase, with product MPPRTSDAADPAHIAATGRPALRVAVLADSDTRWKWGALTARRLTAPGTGSGGDARPAEISGLLLRGRATPTPRQLAEAGEAGADTDRVREVTAAGFLHAVRDEGYDVVVLALVGGAVQAMLHGLAALRLPRRPVLVTGYVGVVYEKLADGLLLRHGADVVLANSRHDAERFRTVYEGVGADASAVTEAALPFLGGEPYRPEEGRDTVVFAAQPSVPASRAERTYLLRRLVGHALLHPDREVLLKLRSKPGEHTTHIEELPYQRLAERLPGGAPPNLRLVYGHMGGVLDRTDLLVTVSSTAALESLHRGVPTAVLSDLGVREALGNHHFVGSGLITSWDRLDGGHRPRPDEEWLAGQGVAAGGAYATAYDTARARVADLLAAGPLPGIAPYYTPASAPGYLPGVLARHHLDPEGRPMPGAMAPREPGRVRGAVRGTVRNAARGAYRHGVQRVAPVIRRMGEL from the coding sequence GTGCCTCCACGTACCAGTGACGCGGCTGATCCCGCCCACATCGCAGCAACCGGCCGCCCGGCGCTCAGGGTCGCCGTCCTCGCAGACTCCGACACCCGGTGGAAGTGGGGCGCGCTCACCGCGCGCCGCCTGACCGCCCCGGGTACCGGGTCCGGCGGTGACGCCCGCCCGGCCGAGATCAGCGGGCTGCTGCTGCGGGGCCGTGCGACCCCCACCCCCCGGCAGCTCGCCGAGGCCGGCGAGGCCGGGGCGGACACCGACCGGGTGCGCGAGGTGACCGCCGCCGGGTTCCTGCACGCCGTACGGGACGAGGGGTACGACGTCGTCGTCCTCGCCCTCGTCGGGGGTGCCGTCCAGGCGATGCTGCACGGACTGGCCGCGCTGCGGCTGCCCCGCAGACCGGTCCTCGTCACCGGTTACGTCGGCGTCGTCTACGAGAAGCTCGCCGACGGGCTGCTGCTGCGGCACGGCGCGGACGTGGTCCTCGCCAACTCCCGCCACGACGCGGAACGTTTCCGCACGGTGTACGAAGGCGTGGGCGCCGACGCGTCGGCCGTCACCGAGGCCGCACTGCCCTTCCTCGGCGGGGAGCCGTACCGGCCCGAGGAAGGCCGTGACACGGTCGTCTTCGCCGCCCAGCCCTCCGTACCGGCGTCCCGCGCCGAACGCACGTACCTGCTGCGCAGGCTCGTCGGGCACGCCCTGCTCCACCCGGACCGCGAGGTGCTGCTCAAGCTGCGTTCCAAGCCGGGCGAGCACACCACGCACATCGAGGAACTGCCCTACCAGCGCCTCGCCGAGCGCCTCCCGGGCGGAGCGCCGCCCAACCTCCGCCTGGTGTACGGGCACATGGGCGGGGTCCTGGACCGCACCGACCTGCTGGTCACGGTCTCCTCGACCGCCGCCCTGGAGTCCCTGCACCGCGGCGTCCCGACCGCGGTCCTCAGCGACCTCGGCGTACGCGAGGCCCTCGGCAACCACCACTTCGTCGGTTCCGGTCTGATCACCTCCTGGGACCGGCTCGACGGCGGGCACCGCCCGCGCCCCGACGAGGAGTGGCTGGCCGGCCAGGGCGTCGCCGCCGGCGGCGCGTACGCCACCGCCTACGACACCGCCCGCGCCCGGGTCGCCGATCTGCTGGCCGCAGGCCCTCTCCCCGGCATCGCGCCGTACTACACGCCGGCCTCGGCCCCCGGATACCTGCCCGGCGTCCTCGCCCGCCACCACCTGGACCCCGAAGGCCGCCCGATGCCCGGTGCCATGGCGCCGAGGGAGCCCGGCCGGGTCAGGGGAGCGGTGCGCGGGACCGTCCGCAACGCCGCACGCGGCGCCTACCGGCACGGCGTCCAGCGCGTCGCCCCCGTGATCCGCCGGATGGGGGAGCTGTGA
- a CDS encoding acylneuraminate cytidylyltransferase produces MTPPPPPPSPAAPAVLAVIPARGGSKGVPAKNLARVGGVPLVARAVRACLASAEVTDVVVTTDDPEIAEAARAMAGALGEPARLHCVARPAAIAGDNATSEAAVLHALDAYEAMERGRTAGVVLLVQCTSPFLSREDVDGVARAVAREGADSAVTVAPFHGFVWRDGSAVEDDTYGVNHDKAVRPRRQDRPRDFLETGAAYAMDVAGFRAHRHRFFGRTVLVPADPARVLEIDDPHDLARARALAPLLDPAPLPTRADVDAVVLDFDGTQTDDRVLIDSDGRETVAVHRGDGLGIAALREAGVPLLMLSTEQNPVVAARAHKLRIPVLHGIDRKDLALKQWCEEQSVDPGRVLYVGNDVNDLPCFGLAGWPVAVASAHDSVRAAARAVTTTPGGSGAIREIAAWLLGPTLTDPVPTPATTTPTP; encoded by the coding sequence ATGACACCACCACCACCACCACCGTCCCCGGCCGCCCCGGCCGTGCTCGCCGTGATCCCCGCGCGCGGCGGATCCAAGGGCGTACCGGCCAAGAACCTCGCCCGGGTCGGCGGGGTCCCCCTGGTGGCCCGCGCGGTCCGCGCCTGCCTCGCCTCCGCCGAGGTCACCGACGTCGTCGTCACCACCGACGACCCGGAGATCGCCGAGGCGGCCCGCGCCATGGCCGGCGCCCTGGGTGAGCCGGCGCGACTGCACTGCGTGGCCCGCCCCGCCGCGATCGCCGGTGACAACGCGACCAGCGAGGCGGCGGTCCTGCACGCCCTGGACGCCTACGAGGCGATGGAGCGCGGGCGCACCGCCGGTGTGGTCCTCCTCGTCCAGTGCACCAGCCCCTTCCTCAGCCGGGAGGACGTCGACGGCGTCGCCCGGGCCGTCGCCCGCGAAGGTGCCGACAGCGCCGTCACCGTCGCCCCCTTCCACGGCTTCGTGTGGCGCGACGGCAGCGCGGTCGAGGACGACACCTACGGCGTCAACCACGACAAGGCCGTACGTCCCCGCCGCCAGGACCGGCCGCGGGACTTCCTGGAGACCGGTGCCGCGTACGCCATGGACGTCGCCGGCTTCCGGGCCCACCGCCACCGCTTCTTCGGCCGCACCGTGCTCGTGCCGGCGGACCCGGCGCGTGTGCTGGAGATTGACGACCCGCACGACCTGGCCCGCGCCCGTGCGCTGGCGCCGCTCCTGGACCCCGCCCCGCTGCCGACCCGCGCCGACGTCGACGCCGTCGTCCTCGACTTCGACGGTACGCAGACCGACGACCGCGTGCTCATCGACTCCGACGGCCGCGAGACGGTCGCCGTGCACCGGGGGGACGGCCTCGGCATCGCCGCCCTGCGCGAGGCCGGTGTACCGCTGCTGATGCTGTCCACAGAACAGAACCCGGTCGTCGCCGCCCGCGCCCACAAGCTCCGCATCCCCGTCCTGCACGGCATCGACCGCAAGGACCTGGCGCTCAAGCAGTGGTGCGAGGAGCAGTCGGTCGACCCCGGCCGGGTGCTCTACGTCGGCAACGACGTCAACGACCTGCCCTGCTTCGGCCTGGCGGGCTGGCCCGTCGCCGTCGCGAGCGCCCACGACTCGGTACGCGCGGCAGCGCGCGCCGTCACCACCACACCCGGCGGCTCCGGCGCCATCCGCGAGATCGCGGCCTGGCTGCTGGGACCCACCCTCACCGACCCCGTACCGACCCCTGCCACCACCACTCCCACCCCGTAA
- a CDS encoding N-acetylneuraminate synthase family protein: MSNPSRIRTFGTRAAGPGHPVYVTGEIGINHNGDLGNALALIDVAADAGCDAVKFQKRTPEICTPRDQWDIERDTPWGRMTYIDYRHRVEFGEAEYTAVSERCAERGIDWFASPWDTEAVAFLEKFDVPAHKVASASLTDDELLRTLRATGRTVILSTGMSTPRQIRHAVEVLGSDNILLCHATSTYPAKAEELNLRVIDTLQQEYPNVPIGYSGHETGLQTTLAAVALGAAFVERHITLDRAMWGSDQAASVEPQGLARLVRDIRTIEASLGDGVKKVYESELGPMKKLRRVAGVVAEAETVNANAPAAEPVAV, encoded by the coding sequence ATGAGCAACCCGTCCCGCATCCGCACCTTCGGCACCCGCGCCGCCGGTCCCGGCCACCCCGTCTACGTCACGGGTGAGATCGGCATCAACCACAACGGCGACCTCGGCAACGCCCTCGCGCTGATCGACGTGGCCGCCGATGCCGGCTGCGACGCCGTCAAGTTCCAGAAGCGCACCCCCGAGATCTGCACCCCCCGCGACCAGTGGGACATCGAGCGCGACACCCCCTGGGGCCGGATGACCTACATCGACTACCGCCACCGCGTGGAGTTCGGCGAGGCCGAGTACACCGCCGTCTCGGAGCGCTGCGCCGAGCGCGGCATCGACTGGTTCGCCTCCCCGTGGGACACCGAGGCCGTCGCCTTCCTGGAGAAGTTCGACGTCCCCGCCCACAAGGTCGCCTCCGCCTCCCTCACCGACGACGAACTGCTGCGCACCCTGCGCGCCACCGGGCGCACGGTGATCCTCTCCACCGGGATGTCCACGCCCCGTCAGATCCGGCACGCGGTCGAGGTGCTGGGCAGCGACAACATCCTGCTGTGCCACGCGACGTCGACGTACCCGGCCAAGGCCGAGGAGCTCAACCTGCGTGTCATCGACACCCTCCAGCAGGAGTACCCGAACGTCCCGATCGGCTACAGCGGCCACGAGACCGGCCTCCAGACCACCCTGGCCGCCGTCGCCCTCGGCGCCGCCTTCGTGGAGCGCCACATCACCCTGGACCGCGCCATGTGGGGCTCCGACCAGGCCGCCTCCGTCGAGCCGCAGGGCCTGGCACGCCTGGTCCGCGACATCCGCACCATCGAGGCCTCCCTCGGTGACGGCGTCAAGAAGGTCTACGAGTCGGAGCTCGGCCCGATGAAGAAGCTCCGCCGGGTCGCGGGCGTCGTCGCCGAGGCCGAGACGGTGAACGCGAACGCGCCGGCCGCCGAGCCGGTCGCGGTCTGA